In the Candidatus Moraniibacteriota bacterium genome, one interval contains:
- a CDS encoding N-6 DNA methylase, producing the protein MLKTNLFCNKADLNNESSVEIFFVNRLLGFLGYSDSDIKTKQSINELEIGKGSKKEKYKPDYICFVDNKPSLIIDAKNPDENIEDYLYQVSGYALAVNQKFREDNPVRYVVLSNGLKTNLYNWDDREPLLSLGFDDFEKNNETLKKFKDLVSYQGIFNQRIPEVEDFEFYKPPIDSIKDVFAKAHNIIWKKEKIAPTDAFYEFSKIIFIKIDQDRKIRELRQNGKTLKKDDFVFSSHWIANQEPVEPNSFNTILFHQLRDKLEEEITERKKKRIFEKDENLNLKPSTTKEVVKLLEHLDLYGIDEDLNGRMFETFLNATVRGKDLGQFFTPRGVVKFMVKLADIKISTKKIERIIDIFCGSGGFLIEAMAEMMAKIRELKNLSNKETEKLVNDIKSNYIFGIDANPKISKVARMNMYLHGDGGSRIYQADSLDKKIRIEQGINPELRKEIEEIKKLLLQDGLKFNVALTNPPFSMKYERKKPDEKEVLEEYEISGNENSVKSNVLSLERYWDLLDDNSGRLLSIIDDTVLNGVSSKIFRDAIRKKFVIKAIISLPFNTFKNAATTTKTSILYLRKKVSATEKQPAVFMAICNNVGHNDFGNDTAERNNLNQVLFAYREFIEKGKLETQVIQNQRKTEMLTCPLQIFIVQSEKLKERLDAFYYSPELKTIQHKLNKLARNGKIELKTGSDFVLRPDLSASKSRDLDSKIFKYLEVGDVNNRGDIVGYQENQLKNLPTRARKIVATKDIIVAKNISSLGSVAIINENFNDQLVSTGFIVIKPKNRDDAYLLWSILRSDLIQKQMYYLSATAVQPEVSEEIFKTELLIPIPTGLKEKAEIVKTVGNIEKQRRAVNFAIDTQDKSLMEFLDFE; encoded by the coding sequence ATGCTAAAAACAAATCTATTTTGCAATAAGGCGGATTTAAATAACGAAAGTTCTGTTGAAATATTTTTCGTCAACAGGCTCTTGGGATTTTTGGGATACAGCGATAGCGACATCAAAACGAAACAATCAATCAACGAATTGGAAATCGGCAAGGGATCAAAAAAAGAGAAATACAAACCGGACTACATTTGTTTTGTTGACAATAAACCGAGTTTAATCATTGACGCTAAAAATCCTGATGAAAATATAGAAGATTATTTATATCAAGTTTCGGGGTACGCCCTAGCTGTCAACCAAAAGTTCAGAGAAGATAATCCGGTAAGGTATGTAGTTTTATCAAACGGCTTAAAAACAAATCTCTATAATTGGGATGACCGAGAACCACTTTTATCTCTTGGTTTTGATGATTTTGAAAAAAATAACGAAACGCTAAAAAAGTTTAAGGACCTTGTGTCTTATCAGGGGATATTCAACCAACGAATACCAGAGGTTGAAGATTTTGAATTTTACAAGCCACCGATTGATTCAATTAAGGATGTTTTTGCAAAAGCACATAATATTATTTGGAAAAAAGAAAAGATTGCTCCAACGGATGCATTTTATGAATTTTCAAAAATTATTTTTATCAAGATAGACCAAGATAGAAAAATTAGAGAATTAAGACAGAATGGTAAAACTTTAAAAAAAGACGATTTTGTTTTTAGCTCTCATTGGATAGCAAACCAAGAGCCGGTTGAACCAAATTCATTTAATACAATTTTATTTCACCAGTTGCGGGACAAACTAGAGGAAGAAATTACCGAGAGGAAGAAAAAACGGATTTTTGAGAAAGATGAAAACCTAAATTTAAAGCCATCTACCACCAAGGAAGTTGTAAAACTTCTTGAACACTTAGACCTATATGGAATAGATGAGGATTTGAATGGAAGAATGTTTGAAACTTTCTTGAACGCCACTGTCCGCGGTAAAGATTTAGGACAATTTTTTACCCCCCGCGGCGTTGTTAAATTCATGGTTAAGTTGGCCGATATTAAAATTTCCACGAAAAAAATTGAACGAATTATAGATATTTTTTGTGGAAGCGGCGGCTTCTTGATTGAGGCAATGGCTGAAATGATGGCAAAAATCAGAGAACTAAAGAACCTTAGTAATAAGGAAACGGAAAAGTTGGTTAATGATATTAAGTCGAATTACATTTTTGGAATTGATGCAAACCCAAAAATTTCAAAAGTAGCACGGATGAATATGTATCTTCACGGAGATGGTGGAAGCCGAATTTATCAAGCTGATTCTTTGGATAAAAAGATCAGAATAGAGCAAGGTATAAATCCAGAGTTGCGGAAAGAAATTGAGGAGATCAAAAAACTTTTACTTCAAGATGGACTAAAATTTAATGTAGCTCTGACAAATCCTCCATTCAGCATGAAGTATGAAAGAAAAAAACCAGACGAAAAGGAGGTTTTGGAGGAATACGAAATATCGGGAAATGAAAATTCTGTAAAATCCAACGTGCTTTCTTTAGAGCGATACTGGGATTTGCTCGATGATAATAGCGGCCGCTTGTTAAGTATTATTGATGATACGGTGTTAAACGGCGTGAGTAGCAAAATTTTCAGAGATGCTATTCGGAAAAAATTTGTGATAAAAGCAATTATTTCTTTGCCATTCAATACATTTAAAAATGCGGCGACGACAACAAAAACTTCAATACTTTATTTGCGAAAGAAAGTTTCTGCCACCGAAAAACAACCCGCCGTATTTATGGCTATTTGCAATAATGTTGGACATAACGATTTTGGAAATGACACGGCAGAAAGGAATAATTTAAACCAAGTTTTATTTGCATATAGAGAATTTATTGAAAAGGGAAAACTGGAAACACAAGTTATCCAAAATCAACGGAAAACCGAGATGCTTACTTGCCCTCTGCAGATTTTTATTGTGCAGTCGGAAAAGCTAAAAGAGCGACTCGATGCTTTTTATTATTCCCCTGAATTAAAAACAATTCAGCACAAACTAAATAAGCTCGCACGCAATGGTAAGATAGAATTAAAGACGGGTAGCGACTTTGTCTTAAGACCAGACCTCTCTGCTTCTAAATCTAGGGATTTGGATAGTAAAATTTTCAAATATCTCGAAGTAGGAGATGTAAATAATAGAGGAGACATTGTCGGTTATCAGGAAAATCAATTAAAAAATCTGCCGACAAGGGCAAGAAAAATAGTTGCTACCAAAGACATTATTGTGGCTAAAAACATAAGTTCGCTTGGTTCAGTTGCAATCATTAACGAAAATTTTAATGACCAGTTAGTTTCAACTGGATTTATTGTGATAAAACCTAAAAATCGAGATGATGCTTACCTCTTGTGGTCTATCTTGAGAAGTGATTTAATCCAAAAACAGATGTATTATTTATCTGCAACTGCGGTGCAACCGGAAGTATCGGAGGAGATTTTCAAAACTGAGTTGCTTATTCCAATTCCAACAGGTTTAAAAGAAAAAGCGGAAATTGTTAAAACCGTTGGGAATATTGAAAAACAAAGACGTGCTGTAAATTTTGCAATAGATACACAGGACAAGTCATTGATGGAATTTTTGGATTTCGAATAA